The following coding sequences lie in one Rutidosis leptorrhynchoides isolate AG116_Rl617_1_P2 chromosome 4, CSIRO_AGI_Rlap_v1, whole genome shotgun sequence genomic window:
- the LOC139841865 gene encoding uncharacterized protein, giving the protein MVQLTGKKSYACIRAEIKRENLQIELAMFRRCFSKGGDTESDAAKTAIENMDELTKTLPEADLYGLGVRASDLWGKLPSRNAVHMENIQLKSENKELTEENVHLKEQLASKNGSDAEDITTHGLTVVNVAPRLKVGDEVFVHNILNPSKKVGRGWLRSVDPTEVICGVEIGDDWCAVRLQHVLKKVLMWLSHLMRLKKLKTLQA; this is encoded by the exons ATGGTGCAGCTGACCGGTAAAAAGAGTTATGCATGTATACGTGCGGAGATAAAG AGGGAAAATCTCCAAATCGAATTGGCTATGTTTCGAAGATGTTTTTCGAAAGGAGGCGATACTGAAAGTGATGCAGCTAAAACCGCAATT GAAAACATGGATGAGCTAACTAAAACACTGCCTGAAG CGGATTTGTATGGATTAGGTGTTCGAGCTTCTGATCTTTGGGGTAAATTACCAAGTCGTAATGCTGTTCATATGGAGAACATTCAACTCAAGTCAGAGAACAAAGAACTTACTGAAGAAAATGTACATCTGAAAGAACAGTTGGCAAGTAAGAATGGTTCAGATGCTGAAGATATCACAACACATGGCCTCACTGTAGTCAATGTAGCTCCACGTCTTAAG GTCGGAGATGAGGTTTTTGTACACAATATACTTAACCCTAGCAAGAAGGTAGGAAGAGGATGGTTGAGGAGCGTGGATCCAACTGAGGTAATTTGCGGTGTAGAGATTGGAGATGATTGGTGTGCGGTACGCCTTCAACATGTCCTTAAAAAGGTGTTGATGTGGTTAAGCCATTTGATGCGATTAAAAAAGTTGAAGACGCTACAGGCGTAA